Proteins encoded in a region of the Roseateles sp. SL47 genome:
- a CDS encoding YoaK family protein translates to MPVAFARQLTGPDRTQRADRHLGLLLAAVAGALNAGGFLAVRQYTSHVTGAVSSVADNLVLGEWALVVDAIAGVLAFVLGAMTCALLVNFARRARLRSEFAIALLLEAVLILVFGLLGARLAHNEALFIPLTVALLCYIMGLQNAVITKVSNAVIRTTHMTGIVTDMGIELGKLVYINRGEAEMAPVRANRDRLAMLAGLLCCFLVGGLLGAYGFQRLGYISTVPMAVVLATLALVPVVDDVKSRWGASH, encoded by the coding sequence ATGCCCGTTGCCTTTGCCCGCCAACTGACCGGCCCCGATCGCACCCAACGGGCGGATCGACACCTGGGCCTGCTGCTGGCGGCCGTGGCTGGGGCACTGAATGCGGGCGGGTTTCTGGCGGTGCGGCAATACACCTCGCATGTCACCGGAGCGGTCTCGTCAGTGGCGGACAACCTGGTGCTGGGGGAATGGGCCCTGGTGGTCGATGCCATCGCGGGTGTGCTTGCCTTTGTGCTGGGGGCGATGACCTGCGCTTTGCTCGTCAACTTCGCGCGGCGTGCGCGCCTGCGCAGTGAATTCGCCATCGCGCTCCTGCTGGAAGCGGTGCTGATCCTGGTGTTCGGTCTGCTGGGCGCGCGGCTGGCCCATAACGAAGCCTTGTTCATTCCCCTCACCGTGGCCCTGCTCTGCTACATCATGGGGCTGCAGAACGCCGTCATCACCAAGGTGTCCAACGCGGTGATCCGCACCACCCACATGACGGGCATCGTGACCGACATGGGCATCGAATTGGGCAAGCTGGTCTACATCAACCGTGGGGAAGCGGAAATGGCGCCCGTGCGTGCCAACCGCGACCGGCTCGCGATGCTGGCCGGCCTGCTTTGCTGCTTCCTCGTCGGTGGGCTGTTGGGCGCCTATGGCTTCCAGCGTCTAGGCTATATCTCCACAGTGCCCATGGCGGTGGTGCTGGCGACCCTGGCCCTGGTGCCGGTGGTCGACGATGTCAAATCCCGCTGGGGTGCATCGCACTGA
- a CDS encoding helix-turn-helix domain-containing protein yields MNTIPEVSAELRRVLKQSGRTGQSLREAAGLSRQTFSNVMGGTSDFKLSTLLALADRLGLELLLLPKGAARGLQSSDATPPVVETVVDLARKRAAGPGGQGQEP; encoded by the coding sequence ATGAACACCATCCCAGAAGTCTCTGCTGAGCTTCGGCGTGTGCTGAAGCAGAGCGGTCGCACCGGCCAGTCCCTGCGCGAGGCGGCGGGATTGTCCCGGCAGACCTTTAGCAACGTCATGGGCGGCACCTCCGACTTCAAGCTCAGCACCTTGCTGGCCTTGGCCGACCGGCTCGGGCTGGAACTCTTGTTGTTGCCCAAAGGCGCCGCAAGGGGCTTGCAGAGCAGCGATGCCACCCCCCCGGTGGTGGAAACCGTGGTCGACCTGGCCCGCAAGCGTGCCGCGGGGCCGGGTGGACAAGGGCAGGAGCCATGA
- a CDS encoding type II toxin-antitoxin system HipA family toxin, producing the protein MNVKGLTIYLGQRRLGVLFQYPLSHDHTVHRFVADDDFLSDPRQPILSLSFRAGDPQAQAAFWKATAAAPLNGTLSKDPQRGWLLPAFFQNLLPEGPLRSRIADMRGCSPDDHFELLAATGKDLPGDVHAMPAELDRSQLERLITQNNDALEMSVVAAPMDDAISVSGVQAKLAVLRDQGGRFVARTKLADDTGARHVIAKLPVAEFPSLPELEDLSLRMANAAGVQVVEAELAPLALLAEEHHYDLGDVNSRTRFLAVYRYDRDAATPTRRIHCEDFAQILGVQPEDKYSQDYLTIAAVMMATPSLGEAAVHELLRRILVSDLMGNPDMHLKNIGIRYTDPQAPDLPPAYDLVAYAAYPIGIKGRALRLMPARAAAAGGSSKNDVDPKAALSPVVVRDFCARLGLPEKPAWATLRRCAQRAFDAWPALIRDADITNKMKQRLLARLALFTP; encoded by the coding sequence ATGAACGTCAAGGGCCTCACCATCTACCTGGGCCAGCGGCGCCTGGGGGTGCTCTTCCAATATCCGCTCTCGCATGACCACACGGTGCATCGCTTTGTGGCGGATGACGATTTCCTGAGCGACCCACGGCAACCCATCCTGTCGCTGTCCTTTCGAGCGGGTGATCCGCAGGCGCAGGCCGCCTTCTGGAAAGCCACTGCGGCAGCGCCCCTGAACGGCACGCTCTCCAAGGACCCGCAACGCGGCTGGCTGCTGCCGGCCTTCTTCCAAAACCTTCTGCCGGAAGGGCCGCTTCGCAGCCGTATCGCCGACATGCGTGGCTGCAGCCCTGACGACCACTTTGAACTGCTCGCCGCCACCGGCAAGGACTTGCCCGGCGACGTCCACGCCATGCCGGCCGAACTGGACCGCAGCCAGTTGGAACGGCTGATCACTCAGAACAATGATGCGCTGGAAATGTCAGTGGTGGCCGCGCCGATGGACGACGCCATTTCCGTCTCCGGTGTGCAGGCCAAGCTCGCAGTGCTGCGGGACCAGGGCGGTCGATTTGTGGCCCGCACCAAGCTGGCCGATGACACCGGCGCCCGGCATGTGATTGCCAAGCTGCCAGTGGCCGAATTCCCGTCACTGCCGGAACTGGAGGACCTGTCCCTGCGCATGGCCAACGCGGCCGGTGTGCAGGTGGTGGAAGCCGAACTGGCGCCACTGGCTCTGCTGGCGGAAGAGCATCACTACGACCTGGGCGACGTGAATTCACGTACCCGCTTCCTCGCGGTCTACCGCTACGACCGCGATGCCGCCACGCCCACACGGCGGATCCACTGCGAGGACTTTGCCCAGATCCTCGGTGTGCAGCCGGAAGACAAGTACAGCCAGGACTACCTCACGATTGCCGCCGTGATGATGGCCACCCCCAGCCTGGGCGAAGCGGCCGTGCATGAACTGCTGCGGCGGATCCTGGTGAGCGACCTGATGGGCAACCCCGACATGCATCTGAAAAACATCGGGATTCGCTACACCGATCCGCAGGCGCCGGACCTTCCACCCGCGTATGACCTGGTGGCCTATGCCGCCTATCCCATCGGCATCAAAGGCCGCGCGCTGCGCTTGATGCCAGCCAGAGCGGCGGCGGCGGGGGGCAGCTCGAAAAACGACGTCGACCCCAAGGCCGCGTTGAGCCCGGTGGTGGTGCGTGACTTCTGCGCCCGTCTGGGTCTGCCCGAGAAGCCGGCCTGGGCCACCCTGCGCCGCTGCGCACAACGGGCGTTTGACGCCTGGCCCGCCTTGATTCGCGACGCAGACATCACCAACAAGATGAAGCAACGTCTGCTGGCCCGGCTGGCCCTGTTCACGCCCTGA
- a CDS encoding lactonase family protein, translated as MPTAIRSASASCASRRAPLGRSATTAAKAVKALTAIAAAAALSACGGGDDGAYTVSGSVSGLTTSGLVLSNGSETISVAANASSFAFTTTVSGSYTVTISSQPVGQTCSLSNASGTASSNITNVVATCRNYLALSANASSANVTAFTVASTGALTSSATTSTGSLQPAGLAVTSDGKYAFASYRENGTVSAFSVSSTGALTSLGTGSAVADSRGIAVSPGNSTVYVANYSDKSVSQFAINSNGTLSALSTPKVSTGSTPMAVVVTPNGSFAYVSNQGDNTLSQFSVGSSGALTALSTATVSTGSGTQPQALAVSPDSKYLYVTLKGTGKVAQYTIGSTGALTASSPASVSAGTSPSAIALTPAGNCAYVANTGDATLSQYIITSGLMTPLSAATIGAGANVSAVAVSPDGTHVYATNGGEGTLTAYTVGSACALTFLSTVTTGTTPTALVVR; from the coding sequence ATGCCCACTGCCATCCGCTCTGCCTCCGCTTCTTGTGCTTCCCGCCGTGCGCCTTTGGGGCGGTCGGCAACCACTGCCGCCAAGGCCGTCAAGGCGCTGACAGCCATCGCCGCCGCAGCCGCCCTGAGCGCTTGTGGCGGTGGCGATGATGGGGCCTATACGGTGAGCGGGTCGGTCAGCGGCCTCACCACCAGCGGTCTGGTGCTCTCCAATGGCAGCGAAACCATCAGCGTGGCCGCCAATGCCTCCAGCTTTGCCTTCACCACCACGGTGAGCGGCAGCTACACGGTCACCATCAGCTCCCAGCCGGTGGGCCAGACCTGCTCGCTGAGCAATGCCAGCGGCACGGCCAGCAGCAACATCACCAACGTGGTGGCCACCTGCCGCAACTACCTGGCCCTGAGTGCCAATGCTTCCAGCGCCAACGTCACCGCCTTCACCGTGGCCAGCACCGGCGCACTGACCAGCAGCGCCACCACCAGCACCGGCAGCCTGCAGCCCGCCGGCCTGGCGGTCACCTCAGACGGCAAGTACGCCTTTGCGTCCTATCGCGAGAACGGCACGGTGAGCGCCTTCAGCGTCTCCAGCACCGGCGCCCTCACGTCCCTGGGCACCGGCTCGGCCGTGGCGGACAGCCGGGGTATTGCAGTGAGCCCAGGCAACAGCACGGTCTACGTGGCCAACTATTCGGACAAGTCAGTGTCGCAGTTCGCCATCAACAGCAATGGCACCTTGTCGGCACTGAGCACGCCCAAGGTCAGCACCGGCAGCACACCGATGGCGGTGGTGGTGACGCCCAACGGCAGCTTTGCCTACGTGAGCAACCAGGGCGACAACACCCTCTCCCAGTTCTCGGTCGGCTCCAGCGGCGCCCTCACCGCGCTGAGCACGGCCACGGTGAGCACCGGCAGCGGCACCCAACCGCAGGCCCTGGCGGTGAGCCCGGACAGCAAATATCTCTACGTCACGCTCAAGGGCACCGGCAAGGTGGCTCAGTACACCATCGGCAGCACCGGGGCGTTGACGGCGTCTTCACCGGCCAGCGTGAGTGCCGGCACGTCGCCCTCGGCCATCGCCCTGACACCGGCTGGCAACTGCGCTTATGTGGCCAACACCGGGGATGCAACGCTGTCTCAGTACATCATCACCAGCGGCCTGATGACGCCGCTGTCCGCCGCCACCATCGGCGCGGGTGCCAATGTGAGTGCAGTGGCCGTGTCCCCGGACGGTACCCACGTCTATGCCACCAACGGCGGCGAAGGCACCCTCACCGCCTACACCGTCGGATCGGCCTGCGCCCTCACCTTCCTGTCCACCGTGACCACGGGCACCACGCCCACGGCCCTGGTGGTGCGCTGA
- the czcI gene encoding cation efflux protein, CzcI family → MRRWITLLLLVFLPLQLSWAAVGNYCQHETDARAARHFGHHQHVHADDAGQAVAGKSMVDSDCHACHASVPPLRAQSLALTPILSLSSLTADVSPAPSSAPTRTPDRPQWPRFA, encoded by the coding sequence ATGCGTCGCTGGATCACCTTGCTGCTGCTTGTCTTCCTGCCGCTCCAGCTGAGCTGGGCGGCGGTGGGCAATTATTGCCAGCATGAGACCGATGCCCGCGCCGCCCGTCACTTCGGGCACCACCAGCATGTGCATGCCGACGACGCCGGCCAGGCCGTGGCGGGCAAGAGCATGGTCGACAGTGACTGCCATGCCTGCCACGCCAGTGTGCCGCCGCTGAGGGCGCAAAGCCTCGCGCTGACCCCCATCCTGTCCTTGTCGTCCCTCACGGCCGACGTCTCTCCGGCGCCTTCGTCTGCGCCCACCCGTACCCCCGACCGGCCTCAGTGGCCGCGTTTCGCCTAG